The Stutzerimonas stutzeri DNA window CGACGGCAGCACGCTGTTCGAGCACGCCGGCTTTCGCTTCGCCCTCTTCCCGCGCCGCGGCGGCCGCGCACCGGAGCCCGGCAATCTCGACCAGCTCTATCGCCTCGGCCAGCTGCTGGGCCGCATGCATGCGGTAGGCGCCAACCGCCCGTTCGAGCATCGCGAAACGCTGGGCGTGCAGAACTTCGGCCATGATTCGCTGAGCACGTTGCTGGAAGGCGACTTCGTGCCGCGGAGCCTGCTGCCGGCGTACGAGTCGGTGGCGCGGGACCTGCTCAAGCGGGTCGAGGATGTCTTCGCCAGCACCAACTTCACCCCGATCCGCCTGCATGGCGATTGTCACCCGGGCAATATCCTCGCCCGCGACGACGCCTTCTATCTGGTCGACCTGGATGACTGCCGCATGGGCCCGGCAGTACAGGATCTGTGGATGATGCTCGCCGGCGAGCGACACGAGCGGCTCGGCCAGCTGGCCGAACTGGTGGACGGCTACAACGAATTCCACGATTTCGCCCCGCGCGAGCTGCCGCTGATCGAGGCCCTGCGCGCGCTGCGGCTGATGCACTACAGCGCCTGGCTGGCACGACGCTGGGACGACCCGGCCTTCCCCATGAGCTTTCCCTGGTTCGGCAGCGAGCGCTACTGGGGCGACCAGGT harbors:
- a CDS encoding serine/threonine protein kinase, with product MSHPFDTLTPDLVLDAVESIGYLSDARVLALNSYENRVYQVGIEDETPLIAKFYRPGRWSDAAILEEHQFSLELAEHEVPVVAPLERDGSTLFEHAGFRFALFPRRGGRAPEPGNLDQLYRLGQLLGRMHAVGANRPFEHRETLGVQNFGHDSLSTLLEGDFVPRSLLPAYESVARDLLKRVEDVFASTNFTPIRLHGDCHPGNILARDDAFYLVDLDDCRMGPAVQDLWMMLAGERHERLGQLAELVDGYNEFHDFAPRELPLIEALRALRLMHYSAWLARRWDDPAFPMSFPWFGSERYWGDQVLILREQMSALQEEPLRLF